In Corallococcus macrosporus, the following are encoded in one genomic region:
- a CDS encoding sigma 54-interacting transcriptional regulator, which produces MSVSDRTRIDGPPGESKDKGARPDEDGADAALHVTLPYEQARRPGDLPTVRRFRLSVVEGPGAGTVWESTADTCSVGSHPLNDFAVEDSTVSRFHCEVRIGPKGPQVKDLDSLNGVIVDGVQVVEGILRSGSLLRLGRVVLRFDFSAESNRLPLSELTRFGTLVGTSVAMRGCFAMMERASARDVTVLLEGETGTGKSQAALAIHQASRRKDAAFLVVDCGAIPAHILESELFGHEKGSFTGAVNRRAGVFEEADGGTVFLDEIGELPPELQPKLLRVLENREIRRVGSNTYQPVDVRLIAATHRDLRAEVNAGRFRSDLFFRLAVLRIAMPSLRQRPEDLPMLVSGILASLGADPERTGALRTPEFLSRLRHAAWPGNVRELRNHLERCLVFEDALPLAEEDSRPEGSPLEVDLSRPYAEQRRRVVDDFERRYLRALLEKHQGKVAQAAVTAGMDRVHFYRLLRRHGIKP; this is translated from the coding sequence ATGTCTGTGTCGGATCGAACCCGCATCGACGGGCCCCCCGGGGAGTCGAAGGACAAGGGCGCCCGCCCGGACGAAGATGGGGCGGATGCCGCGCTCCACGTGACGCTGCCGTACGAGCAGGCCCGCCGTCCGGGGGACCTGCCCACGGTGCGCCGCTTCCGCCTGTCCGTGGTGGAGGGCCCGGGCGCGGGCACGGTGTGGGAGTCCACGGCGGACACCTGCTCGGTGGGCTCGCACCCGCTCAACGACTTCGCGGTGGAGGACTCCACCGTGTCGCGCTTCCACTGCGAGGTGCGCATCGGGCCCAAGGGCCCGCAGGTGAAGGACCTGGACAGCCTCAACGGCGTCATCGTGGACGGCGTGCAGGTGGTGGAGGGCATCCTGCGCAGCGGCAGCCTGCTGCGGCTGGGCCGCGTGGTGCTGAGGTTCGACTTCAGCGCGGAGAGCAACCGGCTGCCCCTGTCGGAGCTGACGCGCTTCGGCACGCTGGTGGGCACGTCCGTGGCCATGCGCGGCTGCTTCGCGATGATGGAGCGGGCCTCCGCGCGCGACGTCACGGTGCTGCTGGAGGGAGAGACGGGCACGGGCAAGAGCCAGGCGGCGCTCGCCATCCACCAGGCCAGCCGGCGCAAGGACGCGGCGTTCCTGGTGGTGGACTGCGGCGCCATCCCCGCGCACATCCTGGAGAGCGAGCTGTTCGGCCATGAGAAGGGCTCCTTCACCGGCGCGGTGAACCGGCGCGCGGGCGTCTTCGAGGAGGCCGACGGCGGCACCGTCTTCCTGGACGAGATTGGCGAATTGCCCCCGGAGCTGCAGCCCAAGCTGCTGCGCGTGCTGGAGAACCGGGAGATCCGCCGGGTGGGCAGCAACACGTACCAGCCGGTGGACGTGCGGCTCATCGCGGCCACGCACCGCGACCTGCGCGCGGAGGTGAACGCGGGCCGCTTCCGCTCCGACCTGTTCTTCCGGCTCGCGGTGCTGAGAATCGCCATGCCGTCGCTGCGTCAGCGCCCGGAGGACCTGCCCATGCTGGTGTCGGGCATCCTGGCGTCGCTGGGCGCGGACCCGGAGCGCACGGGCGCGCTGCGCACGCCGGAGTTCCTGTCGCGGCTGCGGCACGCGGCGTGGCCTGGCAACGTGCGCGAGCTGCGCAACCACCTGGAGCGCTGCCTGGTGTTCGAGGACGCGCTGCCCCTGGCGGAGGAGGACTCGCGTCCGGAGGGCAGCCCGCTGGAGGTGGACCTGTCGCGGCCGTACGCGGAGCAGCGCCGGCGCGTGGTGGACGACTTCGAGCGGCGCTACCTGCGCGCGCTGCTGGAGAAGCACCAGGGCAAGGTGGCCCAGGCCGCCGTCACCGCCGGCATGGACCGCGTGCACTTCTACCGGCTCCTGCGCAGGCACGGCATCAAGCCGTGA
- a CDS encoding ZIP family metal transporter — MSDSGFGSSTLVLALVGSAVTVLSTFLGALPALAARSISQRSKDVLMGFSAGVMLAATAFSLIVPAIRLVEERTTSRFLPACIVGGSMLVGGLFLHLCNRFIPHEHFIKGQEGNAEAVRMKRIWLFVLAIALHNFPEGLAVGTGVGSRSMTIAAPILVGIGLQDIPEGFVVALALMGVAYSRKQAVLVALYTGLVEGVAALVGFFATSFASGVLPWALAFAGGSMLYVVSDEMIPESHRQEYAKEATAGLMVGFVLMMFLDVTLS; from the coding sequence ATGTCCGACAGCGGTTTCGGCTCGTCCACCCTCGTCCTGGCGCTCGTTGGCAGCGCCGTCACCGTCCTGTCCACCTTCCTGGGCGCCCTGCCCGCCCTGGCCGCGCGCAGCATCTCCCAGCGCTCCAAGGACGTGCTGATGGGCTTCAGCGCGGGCGTGATGCTCGCGGCCACGGCCTTCTCGCTCATCGTGCCCGCCATCCGCCTGGTGGAGGAGCGCACGACGTCGCGCTTCCTCCCCGCCTGCATCGTGGGCGGCAGCATGCTGGTGGGCGGCCTGTTCCTGCACCTGTGCAACCGCTTCATCCCGCATGAGCACTTCATCAAGGGCCAGGAGGGCAACGCGGAGGCGGTGCGGATGAAGCGCATCTGGCTGTTCGTGCTGGCCATCGCGCTGCACAACTTCCCGGAGGGGCTGGCGGTGGGCACCGGCGTGGGCAGCCGCTCCATGACCATCGCCGCGCCCATCCTCGTGGGCATCGGGCTGCAGGACATCCCGGAGGGCTTCGTCGTCGCGCTGGCGCTGATGGGGGTGGCGTACAGCCGCAAGCAGGCGGTGCTGGTGGCGCTCTACACGGGGCTGGTGGAGGGGGTGGCGGCGCTGGTGGGGTTCTTCGCCACGTCGTTCGCGTCGGGCGTGCTGCCATGGGCGCTCGCGTTCGCGGGCGGGTCCATGCTGTACGTCGTCAGCGACGAGATGATCCCCGAAAGCCACCGCCAGGAGTACGCGAAGGAGGCCACGGCGGGGCTGATGGTGGGCTTCGTGCTGATGATGTTCCTGGACGTGACGCTGAGCTGA